One Lachnospiraceae bacterium C1.1 genomic region harbors:
- a CDS encoding methyl-accepting chemotaxis protein, producing MRSKLNKNSIAYLILTKLQKVFVIITVVVVVLMACLFLFTQYTAVVNNAGIVRGGSQRAIKQVFAGSDATEAIGKMDSMLTKLKGAMHLGSFGKKRTTVEDYWNNEIKPAIEDYKSTGDGAALLEKSETYFGLTNDMVSSAQLVVDVLAGILYVMLIAFAISVAIILKNVYQVFDERVVKPIYGLEEDVDKLANGSLLIDFNYERDDEIGAMYDLLNKMKSSLTEYVHDIDSNLSTMAEGNLVDSTDMEYVGDYIPIKENLTNIRSTLCNDIQSMGRLADQVAVSANEVSKVSQSLADGAMTQTGSIGELQEKINVTMELNEEVGNYVDEAVRSGENTVRSIEESKVRMSNAVDAMGEISKASEEIRLILGALDSITSQTNLLSLNASIEAARAGEAGKGFAVVAEEVRELAEGSAQSTKTIRDLIANTLESIEHGTSVVNTAAASLDSITENTAKVNEIINQINEQSKTQKSNMLEINNFSKAILDVVTENSGISEECAASSTELSDYSASLKDTVSKFVTN from the coding sequence ATGAGGAGCAAGCTGAACAAAAATTCTATTGCCTATCTTATTCTCACTAAGCTTCAGAAGGTTTTTGTGATCATTACGGTCGTAGTGGTTGTTTTAATGGCATGTCTATTTCTTTTTACACAATATACAGCAGTTGTTAATAATGCGGGTATAGTCCGTGGAGGCAGTCAGAGAGCCATAAAGCAGGTATTTGCGGGATCTGATGCGACCGAGGCTATAGGAAAAATGGACAGTATGCTCACTAAGCTAAAGGGAGCCATGCATCTTGGATCGTTTGGAAAAAAGCGTACAACGGTCGAGGATTACTGGAATAATGAAATAAAGCCGGCTATAGAAGATTATAAATCAACAGGTGACGGAGCAGCGCTTCTTGAAAAATCCGAAACATATTTCGGGCTTACTAATGATATGGTAAGTTCTGCCCAGCTTGTGGTTGACGTATTAGCCGGAATTCTTTATGTAATGCTGATTGCATTTGCAATTTCCGTAGCCATAATTTTGAAAAACGTTTATCAGGTATTTGATGAACGCGTTGTTAAGCCTATTTACGGTCTTGAAGAGGATGTTGATAAGCTTGCCAATGGAAGCCTTCTTATAGATTTTAATTATGAAAGGGATGATGAGATAGGAGCGATGTATGACCTCCTTAACAAAATGAAATCATCTCTTACGGAGTATGTCCATGACATAGATTCTAATCTCAGTACCATGGCAGAAGGTAATCTTGTGGACAGTACAGATATGGAATATGTCGGTGACTATATTCCGATAAAGGAGAATCTTACAAATATACGTTCCACACTCTGTAATGATATCCAATCTATGGGAAGACTTGCGGATCAGGTTGCGGTAAGTGCAAATGAGGTTTCAAAAGTATCACAGAGCCTTGCGGACGGTGCAATGACTCAGACCGGAAGCATAGGAGAGCTTCAGGAAAAGATCAACGTGACAATGGAGCTCAATGAAGAGGTTGGAAATTATGTGGATGAAGCTGTAAGATCCGGCGAGAATACGGTAAGGAGTATTGAAGAAAGTAAAGTCCGGATGAGCAATGCAGTAGATGCTATGGGAGAGATAAGCAAGGCATCAGAGGAGATCCGTTTAATACTTGGAGCACTTGATTCTATCACCTCCCAGACAAATCTGCTTTCGCTTAATGCATCTATAGAGGCAGCAAGAGCTGGTGAGGCAGGAAAAGGTTTTGCTGTCGTAGCAGAGGAAGTCAGGGAACTTGCAGAGGGATCTGCACAGTCTACAAAGACTATCCGTGACCTTATTGCAAATACCCTTGAAAGCATAGAGCATGGCACTTCGGTTGTTAATACTGCAGCTGCATCACTTGACAGCATTACAGAAAACACGGCAAAGGTCAATGAGATCATAAATCAGATAAATGAGCAGAGTAAGACTCAGAAATCAAATATGCTTGAGATCAACAACTTCTCAAAGGCTATACTGGATGTTGTAACAGAAAACTCCGGTATATCTGAGGAATGTGCGGCATCAAGTACTGAGCTCTCTGATTATTCAGCTTCTCTTAAGGATACGGTAAGCAAGTTCGTTACAAATTAA
- a CDS encoding HD-GYP domain-containing protein — MNRLRVIKGVVRKLMIFLGILLCIIVAGFVLHVLEVNRQNSLERKVTPDSTETDVMIDIHPRGQVTDKWEKDNAFPDKVIYARIYEAAVTNNSEGIMKDWYIRLNIQDDCFINNSWCGKMEIHQFIDGEENIQTIDLRDYEEKDVTLKHFMAGQDLLIPLTKGDYLIYHPDDSGVSGESPLSSSKSGIGQARIGIIMYSESGEVDFSDYTLNYFIKKSYFTGTEGIVYLSLFAIWILIFAFSLVVSLLTLHFEGRLYGSNRMLEESFRLCASIADIKDSYTKDHSYRVAKYARMIAEEMGMDKSDCDNVYYVAMVHDIGNYFIPEQILRKGEKLSRDEYEAVKSHPTKGAELLKEMVSLPYVAEGAMYHHERYDGTGYPMGIKGDDIPLIARIISVADAYDAMNSDRAYRNRLSIEQIKQELNEKSGSQFDPVIVKVFMGIIDNLDR, encoded by the coding sequence ATGAATAGGTTGAGGGTGATCAAAGGTGTTGTAAGAAAGTTAATGATATTCTTAGGAATATTATTGTGTATCATAGTTGCGGGATTTGTCCTGCATGTCCTGGAGGTTAACAGACAGAATTCTTTAGAGAGAAAAGTCACACCTGATTCTACGGAAACGGATGTAATGATAGATATACATCCGAGAGGACAGGTTACTGACAAATGGGAGAAGGACAATGCTTTTCCGGATAAGGTCATATATGCCCGTATATATGAGGCCGCAGTCACTAATAATTCTGAAGGAATAATGAAAGACTGGTATATAAGACTTAATATTCAGGATGACTGTTTCATTAATAATTCCTGGTGCGGAAAGATGGAGATACATCAGTTTATTGACGGCGAGGAAAATATTCAGACCATTGACCTCAGAGATTATGAGGAAAAAGATGTTACGCTGAAGCATTTCATGGCAGGACAGGATCTCCTTATACCGCTGACAAAGGGCGATTATCTTATCTATCATCCTGATGACTCCGGTGTGTCGGGAGAGTCACCTCTTTCATCGAGTAAGTCGGGAATAGGACAGGCGCGCATAGGTATAATAATGTATTCAGAGAGCGGAGAGGTTGATTTTTCTGATTATACATTAAATTACTTTATCAAAAAATCTTACTTTACAGGAACCGAAGGTATAGTTTATCTTTCACTTTTTGCTATATGGATACTTATATTTGCATTTTCGCTGGTTGTATCGCTTCTTACTCTGCATTTTGAAGGCAGACTTTATGGCAGCAACAGAATGCTCGAGGAATCCTTCAGATTGTGTGCTTCGATCGCTGATATCAAGGATTCATATACTAAAGATCATTCATACCGGGTGGCAAAGTATGCGAGAATGATAGCCGAAGAGATGGGAATGGATAAGTCAGATTGTGATAATGTTTATTATGTCGCAATGGTACATGACATAGGTAACTATTTCATTCCTGAGCAGATATTGCGCAAGGGAGAAAAATTATCCAGAGATGAATATGAAGCGGTTAAATCCCATCCTACAAAGGGTGCTGAACTATTAAAGGAAATGGTATCACTTCCTTATGTAGCAGAGGGAGCAATGTATCATCATGAAAGATATGATGGAACCGGATATCCTATGGGGATCAAGGGGGATGACATCCCACTCATAGCCAGGATAATATCTGTAGCGGATGCTTACGATGCTATGAATTCTGACAGGGCATACAGAAACAGGCTTTCAATAGAACAGATCAAGCAGGAACTGAACGAAAAGAGTGGAAGTCAGTTTGATCCTGTGATAGTAAAAGTATTTATGGGAATCATTGACAATCTTGACAGATGA
- a CDS encoding cytidylate kinase-like family protein: MNSKYKVVTIGRQYGAGGRTVARGLSEKLGIPFYDKDIVRLTAEKSGFSEDEIKEEGEEISYFSGLFNRLLRNSSAYSSSYDAIFDAQVKMMMEIVSEPCIIVGRCSNIIFNLANIPSFDIFLFADIEKRIKRAEELKEYGKMDIRKYVEKRDSERDNFYKMYTKRQPGMIIDYDISLNTGDIGMDKCVDILYDILK; encoded by the coding sequence ATGAATTCAAAATATAAGGTTGTTACAATAGGCAGACAGTATGGTGCCGGCGGAAGAACTGTTGCAAGAGGGCTTTCCGAAAAACTCGGAATTCCATTTTATGATAAGGACATCGTAAGGCTGACTGCCGAAAAAAGCGGCTTTTCAGAGGATGAGATAAAAGAAGAAGGCGAGGAAATAAGTTATTTCTCAGGATTATTCAACAGACTCCTTAGAAATTCTTCAGCCTACAGCAGTTCATATGATGCAATATTTGATGCCCAGGTAAAAATGATGATGGAGATCGTTTCAGAACCCTGCATAATAGTTGGACGCTGCTCAAATATAATATTTAACCTGGCCAATATCCCATCATTCGATATTTTTCTCTTTGCTGATATAGAGAAAAGAATTAAAAGGGCTGAAGAGCTCAAAGAGTATGGCAAAATGGATATAAGAAAATACGTTGAAAAGCGTGATTCTGAAAGAGATAACTTTTACAAGATGTACACCAAACGCCAGCCAGGAATGATCATAGATTATGACATCAGCCTTAATACAGGTGACATAGGCATGGATAAATGTGTGGATATACTTTATGATATTTTGAAGTAA
- a CDS encoding GGDEF domain-containing phosphodiesterase, with protein MSFFEFFKEYSEFFFIIFIVSFFIYSRYEIHIRERNVLKTREQQTGLLNEHACIEFLNELSDKNTIKGYAIVYFDIIRFGFINDRYGMDIGNLVLRDYARWLERSITKEEIVARQTGDRFIAVVLRQNLDNFLENLKEHLFEIEYEDRNYSINVATRSGIFFPLEQKMPGEEIISIAHGALNYGKMVKKGNVTYMTEKLYSDIKERKRFENDIPLAMANNEFKVYYQPKVNIHNKRLCGAEALVRWQHKGQMISPGKFIPMLEQNDLMCDMDFYMLRHLCADISKWITKGIVPPTISVNFSRRNLSNENAANEIDEIVNEYHVPKKMIEIEITETIDEFPISVLGEFVDNLHRLGYRVAVDDFGCGSSSLSLLREVTFDTLKIDKGFVDRAYAKDLTILNYIIKMAKALNVEVLAEGVERKEQLATLDSLGCDVIQGFYFDKPLTGKAFEERMLIGGYSDE; from the coding sequence ATGAGTTTTTTTGAGTTTTTCAAGGAATACAGTGAGTTCTTTTTTATAATTTTTATTGTGAGTTTTTTCATATATTCGAGATATGAGATTCATATAAGAGAAAGAAACGTATTAAAGACCAGGGAACAGCAGACTGGTCTTTTGAATGAGCACGCATGCATAGAATTCCTGAATGAACTTTCTGACAAAAACACTATAAAAGGTTACGCAATAGTTTATTTCGATATCATAAGGTTTGGATTTATAAATGACCGCTATGGAATGGATATTGGTAATCTTGTTTTGCGTGATTATGCGAGATGGCTCGAGAGAAGCATCACAAAAGAGGAGATCGTGGCAAGACAGACCGGAGACAGGTTTATAGCTGTGGTTTTAAGGCAGAACCTCGATAATTTCCTTGAAAACCTGAAAGAGCATTTATTTGAAATTGAATATGAGGACAGAAATTACAGTATAAATGTAGCTACCAGATCAGGTATATTTTTTCCGCTTGAACAGAAAATGCCCGGAGAAGAAATCATTTCAATAGCTCACGGGGCTCTGAATTACGGAAAAATGGTTAAAAAGGGCAACGTCACCTATATGACGGAAAAGCTTTATTCGGATATAAAAGAGAGAAAGAGATTTGAAAATGATATTCCCCTTGCAATGGCAAATAATGAGTTTAAGGTTTATTATCAGCCAAAGGTAAATATACATAATAAAAGGCTTTGTGGAGCTGAAGCATTGGTAAGATGGCAGCACAAGGGACAGATGATTTCTCCCGGAAAATTCATACCAATGCTCGAGCAGAATGACCTCATGTGTGATATGGATTTTTATATGCTGAGGCATTTATGCGCGGACATATCAAAATGGATAACAAAGGGAATAGTACCGCCAACTATATCAGTTAATTTTTCGAGGCGAAATCTTTCAAACGAAAATGCGGCGAATGAAATAGATGAGATAGTTAATGAATATCATGTACCTAAAAAGATGATCGAAATAGAGATCACTGAGACGATAGATGAGTTCCCGATAAGTGTTCTGGGAGAATTTGTAGATAATCTTCACAGACTTGGTTATCGCGTGGCAGTAGATGATTTTGGATGCGGAAGTTCATCACTCAGTCTTTTAAGGGAAGTTACTTTTGATACGCTGAAAATTGATAAAGGATTTGTGGATCGTGCATATGCAAAGGATCTGACGATACTCAACTATATAATTAAAATGGCTAAAGCGTTGAATGTTGAGGTATTGGCAGAAGGCGTAGAAAGAAAAGAACAGCTGGCGACTCTGGACAGTCTCGGCTGTGATGTTATACAAGGTTTTTATTTTGACAAGCCTCTTACAGGGAAGGCTTTTGAAGAAAGAATGCTGATTGGGGGATACTCGGATGAATAG
- a CDS encoding TRAP transporter permease translates to MRKYDRESNTRVWTGNAQKIIRFVIAAFSIWCIYVTLFATFLEEIRLTSFLALIILMGFLLYPIKKGVTKPNHMPWYDIVMMILGTGSYLYFTFNANSIIQQGTRFHTYQIIIGIVAVLALIEVTRRCVGIPILLVAGFFIIYALSFGLTNPEFFGRVKYLVRNLFYTKEGIFATPVSVCSKYIVVFIIFGGFLEKTGISNFFIEMANCVAGKYAGGPAKVAVISSALCGMVSGSSVGNTVTTGSVTIPMMKKTGYRAEFAGAIEAASSTGGQIMPPIMGAAAFLMADFVGVPYADIISRAIIPAVLYFAGIFIAVHLEAKKLNLSGIPKEELPKIGNIIKKLYLLLPLVMLVVWVSGNMMTMQRAASFAILLTIVVSLFNKDNRITPAKIFDALVTGGKGAITVAAACGVAGIISGCITMTGLANELINAIISVAGDKLIIALLLTMLCCIVLGMGVPTTANYCIMAATTAPILVRMGVPALAAHFFVFYFGIVADITPPVALAAYAGSAIAKSNPMKTAFNASRLAIAVFIVPYVFCMNPALLLIDTSAAGVVLIACTSFIGIFGISAALEGYLFTNMIIAERLLLLVGGICMIDPNHLTDFVGLALVGAGCIIQKIRSNRISKMGVKA, encoded by the coding sequence ATGAGAAAATATGACAGAGAGAGCAATACCCGTGTGTGGACCGGTAATGCCCAGAAGATAATAAGATTTGTAATAGCAGCTTTTTCCATTTGGTGCATTTACGTAACACTTTTTGCAACATTTCTGGAAGAAATAAGACTTACATCATTTCTTGCATTGATAATCCTCATGGGCTTTCTGCTTTATCCAATAAAAAAAGGTGTTACAAAGCCAAATCATATGCCCTGGTACGATATAGTTATGATGATCCTGGGAACAGGCTCTTACCTTTACTTTACCTTTAATGCAAATTCTATAATTCAGCAGGGAACGAGATTTCATACCTATCAGATAATCATAGGTATAGTTGCCGTACTTGCCCTTATAGAAGTAACCAGACGATGCGTAGGTATACCGATATTGCTGGTAGCAGGATTCTTTATCATATATGCATTAAGCTTTGGTCTTACAAATCCGGAGTTTTTCGGCAGAGTAAAGTACCTTGTAAGAAATCTTTTTTATACAAAAGAAGGTATATTTGCAACACCAGTAAGCGTATGTTCAAAATATATTGTAGTATTTATAATATTCGGCGGCTTCTTAGAGAAGACAGGAATATCAAATTTCTTTATCGAAATGGCAAACTGCGTAGCAGGTAAATATGCAGGCGGTCCTGCAAAGGTAGCCGTAATTTCCTCAGCTCTTTGCGGAATGGTTTCCGGTTCGTCGGTTGGAAATACCGTTACAACAGGATCAGTAACTATCCCGATGATGAAAAAGACAGGATACCGTGCTGAATTCGCAGGTGCCATAGAGGCAGCATCATCAACAGGCGGACAGATAATGCCTCCTATAATGGGAGCGGCAGCTTTCCTTATGGCTGACTTCGTTGGCGTTCCCTATGCGGATATAATAAGCAGGGCGATAATCCCGGCAGTACTTTATTTCGCAGGAATATTTATAGCAGTTCACCTCGAAGCTAAGAAACTTAATCTTTCGGGAATTCCGAAAGAAGAACTTCCAAAGATCGGAAATATAATTAAGAAGCTCTATCTCTTACTTCCGCTGGTAATGCTTGTCGTATGGGTATCAGGAAACATGATGACAATGCAGAGAGCAGCAAGCTTTGCAATATTACTTACGATAGTAGTAAGTCTCTTTAATAAAGACAATCGTATAACTCCGGCTAAGATATTTGATGCATTGGTAACAGGCGGAAAAGGAGCTATAACAGTAGCTGCAGCCTGTGGTGTTGCCGGTATAATTTCAGGTTGCATAACAATGACAGGACTTGCAAATGAACTTATCAATGCGATCATTTCAGTTGCAGGCGATAAACTTATAATCGCACTCCTCCTTACAATGCTTTGCTGTATCGTACTTGGAATGGGAGTACCTACAACGGCTAACTACTGTATCATGGCAGCAACAACTGCTCCGATACTTGTAAGAATGGGCGTACCTGCACTTGCAGCACATTTCTTTGTATTTTATTTCGGAATAGTTGCGGATATCACACCGCCTGTAGCACTTGCGGCCTATGCAGGATCGGCTATAGCAAAGTCAAATCCGATGAAAACAGCCTTCAATGCGTCAAGACTTGCGATCGCGGTTTTCATAGTACCTTATGTATTCTGCATGAATCCGGCACTTCTGCTTATAGATACCAGTGCTGCAGGAGTTGTTCTGATAGCGTGCACCTCATTCATTGGAATATTTGGAATCTCAGCAGCACTTGAGGGTTATCTCTTTACAAACATGATCATTGCAGAAAGACTCTTACTTCTTGTAGGCGGAATATGTATGATAGATCCAAATCATCTCACGGACTTTGTGGGGCTGGCGCTTGTTGGGGCAGGATGTATAATTCAGAAGATAAGGAGTAACAGGATAAGCAAAATGGGGGTAAAGGCGTAA